One Phycisphaerae bacterium RAS2 DNA window includes the following coding sequences:
- a CDS encoding MinD/ParA/CobQ/CobA-like protein — protein MQGLRRTTKGNGFVITVANQKGGVGKTTVTVNLSAALGLGGYRCLVIDLDPAAGATKHLGVATDKYAGSLELLAGKDALEQLVVREGMPKNVHLVPSRPQLSELDIRLSKYKDRTQILDRPIEQARQIYDLVFLDTGPSAADITTVAAYSTAEWILLSAFPHPLSLAGLNEALRDIADVRRHRNPHLEILGVIFSNVDGRVTRLRSQLETIVAQSLPGRCFESFISQAVLLAELSGRGMTLFQLPGYTKMPIAHQYLRLAAEIEHRLLNRQSFLDGKLGPVGSEPCRTPHPAQPPDLADLSTEPLVI, from the coding sequence ATGCAAGGTCTAAGACGCACGACGAAAGGCAATGGATTCGTTATCACTGTCGCAAATCAGAAGGGCGGTGTCGGAAAGACCACAGTGACCGTGAATCTTTCGGCGGCATTGGGTTTGGGAGGATACAGATGCCTGGTCATCGATTTGGACCCGGCAGCCGGAGCGACCAAGCATCTCGGTGTCGCGACGGACAAATACGCGGGATCCCTTGAGCTGCTAGCCGGTAAAGACGCCCTCGAACAGCTTGTCGTTCGTGAAGGCATGCCGAAGAATGTTCACCTTGTGCCATCGCGTCCTCAACTCTCCGAACTTGACATCCGCCTTTCAAAGTATAAAGACCGCACTCAGATTCTTGATCGGCCGATCGAGCAGGCTCGCCAGATTTATGATCTGGTGTTTTTGGACACCGGTCCATCCGCAGCAGACATCACCACAGTTGCCGCGTATTCAACCGCCGAGTGGATATTGCTTTCGGCATTTCCTCATCCACTCTCCCTCGCGGGCTTGAATGAGGCCCTGCGGGACATCGCCGACGTTCGGCGACATCGAAACCCCCACCTCGAAATCCTTGGCGTCATCTTCAGCAACGTGGATGGTCGCGTTACCAGGTTACGATCGCAGCTCGAAACCATCGTCGCTCAATCCCTACCCGGACGATGTTTCGAATCATTTATTTCTCAGGCTGTGCTCTTGGCGGAATTGTCCGGACGCGGAATGACATTGTTTCAACTTCCGGGCTATACCAAGATGCCCATCGCCCACCAATATCTTCGGTTGGCGGCTGAAATCGAACACCGCCTGCTGAATCGACAATCCTTTCTTGACGGCAAACTCGGGCCAGTCGGTTCCGAACCCTGCCGAACGCCACATCCAGCGCAACCCCCAGACTTGGCCGATCTATCAACCGAACCACTTGTTATTTGA